A genomic window from Nitrospiria bacterium includes:
- the dnaJ gene encoding molecular chaperone DnaJ: MAKRDYYEILGIKRDASDQELKKAYRQMALKFHPDRNPGNKSAEEKFKEVNEAYEVLSDSQKRHRYDAFGHAGVGTEGRGGFDFNRGGFGDIFGDIFEDFFGGATGRTRARAERGADLRYNLQIEFEEAVFGKEAKIRIPKWETCTECRGTGAKSSGGIRTCPTCNGAGSIRFQQGFFTISRSCGHCNGEGRIISDPCPICHGKKQVHHDKTLTVKIPAGVETGTRLRLSGEGEPGSHGGPPGDLYVVLTVQDHPLFAREEDDLLCEVSISIGQAALGAKIEVPTLKGKTQLKIPAGTQSGRVFRLKGLGVANVKGHGIGDELVTIRVTIPSKLTARQRELLEEFSKLSGDPVAAEEGLLEKVKNIFE; encoded by the coding sequence TTGGCCAAACGCGACTATTATGAAATCCTCGGCATCAAACGCGACGCCTCGGATCAGGAACTGAAGAAGGCCTACCGCCAGATGGCGCTGAAGTTCCATCCGGACCGGAATCCGGGCAACAAATCGGCCGAAGAGAAGTTCAAGGAGGTCAACGAGGCCTATGAAGTCTTGAGCGATTCTCAGAAGCGACACCGGTACGATGCCTTCGGCCATGCGGGGGTCGGAACCGAAGGAAGGGGCGGGTTTGACTTCAACCGAGGCGGCTTCGGCGACATCTTTGGCGACATCTTCGAGGACTTTTTCGGCGGCGCGACCGGTCGAACGCGAGCTCGGGCGGAACGCGGCGCCGATCTTCGGTACAATCTTCAGATCGAATTCGAGGAGGCCGTCTTTGGAAAAGAGGCCAAGATCCGGATCCCAAAATGGGAAACCTGTACCGAGTGCCGCGGGACCGGCGCGAAATCGTCCGGCGGGATCCGGACCTGCCCGACCTGCAACGGCGCCGGCTCGATCCGCTTTCAACAAGGATTCTTCACCATCAGCCGCTCCTGCGGCCATTGCAACGGGGAAGGCCGGATCATCTCGGACCCTTGCCCGATATGCCACGGGAAGAAACAGGTGCATCATGACAAGACGCTTACGGTCAAAATCCCGGCCGGGGTTGAGACCGGAACCCGTCTGCGCTTGAGCGGCGAGGGCGAGCCGGGTTCCCATGGCGGGCCGCCGGGGGACTTGTATGTCGTCCTGACCGTGCAAGATCATCCCCTGTTTGCCCGGGAAGAGGACGACCTGCTCTGCGAGGTTTCGATAAGCATCGGCCAGGCCGCGCTGGGCGCCAAGATCGAAGTTCCCACGCTCAAGGGCAAGACCCAACTTAAAATCCCGGCCGGCACACAGAGCGGCCGCGTCTTCCGTCTTAAAGGCCTCGGCGTCGCGAACGTTAAGGGTCATGGAATAGGCGATGAGCTGGTGACGATCCGTGTCACGATCCCTTCAAAGCTCACCGCCCGGCAGCGCGAGCTCCTCGAAGAGTTCTCCAAGCTGAGCGGAGATCCCGTTGCAGCCGAAGAAGGACTCCTCGAGAAGGTCAAGAACATATTTGAATGA
- a CDS encoding 16S rRNA (uracil(1498)-N(3))-methyltransferase — translation MPVYFIQSESIQNDAIVLKGDPAHHLRDVLRCRPGEIVNLVDEKKVRYRAAIGRVTKSEVIAKILQKNGPPTRPAASLTLAQAVLKSDKMDWVVQKATELGVNTLLPVVTDRTIARPRPERQAHQTDRWQKIAKEASQQCGRSDIPMVRTVVSLDALLRHPPEASLKLVPWEQAREPSLRTVLHDLSEEDSVVILIGPEGGLAATEVEEAREAGWVTVSLGPRILRAETAGLAVLAIIQYELETRR, via the coding sequence ATGCCCGTCTACTTCATCCAGTCGGAATCGATACAAAACGACGCGATTGTATTGAAAGGCGATCCGGCCCATCATTTAAGAGATGTCCTCCGCTGCCGTCCCGGCGAGATCGTGAATCTTGTGGATGAAAAAAAGGTCCGATACCGCGCCGCGATCGGTCGCGTCACGAAATCGGAGGTTATCGCGAAAATCCTTCAAAAAAACGGTCCCCCGACCCGACCCGCGGCTTCCCTCACGCTGGCCCAGGCCGTCCTGAAAAGCGATAAGATGGACTGGGTCGTTCAAAAGGCGACCGAACTGGGAGTGAACACCCTCCTCCCGGTCGTGACGGACCGGACGATTGCCCGGCCTCGCCCCGAACGGCAGGCTCATCAAACAGACCGCTGGCAGAAGATCGCGAAAGAGGCTTCACAGCAGTGCGGCCGATCGGACATTCCGATGGTCCGCACCGTGGTTTCGCTGGACGCGTTGCTGAGACATCCACCGGAGGCCTCGTTGAAACTGGTGCCCTGGGAGCAGGCGCGAGAGCCGTCGCTCCGGACCGTGCTACACGATCTGAGCGAGGAGGATTCCGTCGTGATTCTAATCGGGCCCGAAGGGGGCCTGGCCGCAACGGAGGTCGAAGAGGCCCGCGAAGCGGGATGGGTCACCGTCTCGTTGGGGCCGCGGATTCTTCGAGCCGAAACGGCCGGCCTGGCCGTTCTGGCGATTATCCAATACGAATTGGAAACCCGGAGGTGA
- the dnaK gene encoding molecular chaperone DnaK, with protein MSKVIGIDLGTTFSCVAVMSGGDPVVIPNSEGSRITPSVVAFTDKGEQLVGQIARRQAITNPENTIFSIKRLIGRKHRSPEVQAAMKRLPYKIVEAANGDAHVEVRGKKYSPAEISAMILQKMKQTAEDYLGEKVTDAVVTVPAYFDDSQRQATKDAGAIAGLNVLRIINEPTAASLAYGLDKKKDERIAVYDLGGGTFDISILEIGEGVFEVKATNGDTYLGGDDFDLRIMDWLIEEFKKDQGIDLRKDKMALQRLKEASEKAKIELSSSQETEINLPFITADASGPKHLVTKLTRSKLEQLVDALIQKTIEPCRKAMTDAGLTAQDIQEVVLVGGMTRVPKVQQVVQSFYGKEPHKGVNPDEVVAIGAAIQGAVLKGEVKDVLLLDVTPLSLGIETLGSVFTKLIERNTTIPTRKSQIFSTASDSQTAVSIHVLQGEREMAGDNKTLGRFDLVGIPPAPRGVPQIEVTFDIDANGIVHVSAKDMATGKEQSIRITASSGLSKEEIDRMVKEAHARSEEDKKKRELAEVKNEADSMIYTVEKTLTELGDKVAMAERNDIREKIAATKKAIEANDTTTIRNALQELTKASHKVAEEMYKHSSAQAGGAQAGPGSQGEGPSGATGGPSSKAGEEGSVDAEFEETKKDNKEGT; from the coding sequence ATGAGCAAGGTGATTGGTATCGATCTGGGAACGACGTTTTCCTGCGTGGCCGTCATGTCCGGCGGAGACCCCGTGGTCATTCCCAATTCGGAAGGAAGCCGGATCACGCCGTCCGTCGTGGCTTTCACGGACAAGGGCGAGCAGTTGGTCGGCCAGATCGCGCGTCGGCAGGCCATTACGAATCCGGAGAACACCATCTTCTCGATCAAACGCTTGATCGGGCGCAAGCACCGTTCTCCCGAAGTCCAGGCTGCGATGAAACGCCTCCCCTACAAAATTGTGGAGGCCGCCAACGGAGACGCCCATGTGGAGGTTCGCGGAAAGAAATACAGCCCGGCCGAGATCTCCGCGATGATCCTCCAGAAGATGAAGCAAACGGCCGAGGATTATCTGGGTGAAAAAGTCACCGATGCGGTCGTCACGGTCCCGGCCTATTTCGACGACAGTCAGCGGCAGGCGACGAAGGACGCCGGCGCTATTGCGGGTCTGAACGTCCTTCGAATTATCAACGAACCGACGGCGGCGTCGCTGGCCTACGGCCTTGACAAGAAAAAGGACGAGCGGATCGCGGTGTATGATCTGGGTGGCGGGACCTTCGATATATCGATCCTGGAGATCGGCGAAGGGGTGTTCGAGGTCAAGGCCACCAACGGGGACACCTATCTGGGGGGCGACGATTTCGATCTTCGTATCATGGACTGGCTGATCGAAGAATTTAAAAAAGATCAGGGAATCGACCTTCGAAAAGACAAGATGGCTCTCCAGCGATTGAAAGAGGCCTCCGAGAAGGCCAAGATCGAACTGTCCTCATCCCAGGAGACCGAGATCAACCTCCCGTTCATCACCGCGGACGCCAGCGGTCCCAAGCACCTGGTCACCAAGCTGACCCGCTCGAAACTGGAACAACTGGTGGATGCGCTGATCCAAAAGACGATCGAACCCTGCCGAAAGGCGATGACCGATGCCGGCCTGACGGCCCAGGACATCCAAGAAGTGGTCCTGGTCGGCGGTATGACGCGGGTGCCCAAGGTCCAGCAGGTCGTCCAATCGTTCTATGGAAAAGAACCCCACAAGGGCGTGAATCCGGATGAAGTCGTGGCCATCGGGGCCGCAATTCAAGGCGCGGTGCTCAAGGGCGAGGTGAAGGACGTCCTGCTGTTGGACGTCACGCCGCTCTCCTTGGGAATCGAAACGCTGGGAAGCGTTTTTACCAAGCTGATCGAGCGGAACACGACCATTCCGACCCGCAAGAGCCAGATTTTCTCAACGGCATCGGACAGCCAGACCGCGGTCAGCATTCACGTGTTGCAAGGCGAGCGGGAAATGGCGGGGGATAATAAGACGCTCGGACGCTTCGATCTGGTCGGAATTCCGCCGGCGCCCCGCGGCGTCCCGCAAATCGAGGTGACCTTCGACATCGATGCCAACGGCATCGTCCACGTGTCGGCCAAGGATATGGCGACGGGAAAAGAGCAGTCCATTCGCATCACGGCCTCCAGCGGGTTGTCCAAAGAAGAGATCGACCGGATGGTGAAGGAAGCCCACGCCCGAAGCGAAGAGGACAAGAAGAAGCGGGAATTGGCCGAGGTGAAGAACGAAGCGGACAGCATGATCTATACCGTTGAGAAAACGCTCACCGAGCTGGGTGACAAGGTCGCCATGGCCGAACGGAACGACATCCGCGAAAAGATCGCGGCGACAAAGAAGGCGATCGAAGCCAACGATACCACCACCATCCGGAATGCCTTGCAGGAACTCACCAAGGCTTCTCACAAGGTGGCGGAGGAGATGTACAAACATTCCTCCGCACAGGCGGGAGGAGCGCAGGCCGGCCCGGGTTCGCAAGGAGAAGGACCTTCGGGCGCGACCGGAGGGCCGTCGTCCAAGGCGGGGGAAGAGGGATCGGTGGACGCCGAATTTGAAGAGACAAAAAAAGACAACAAAGAGGGAACGTAA